AAGTTTGTCCAATTCTCTCATTATTAATATAAAAATCATGGATTCAGATACAGACCTGCTTTTGCTACCACATTTAACTTTGTGATCATTGATGAATAGCTATTTGTATTTTGATAGTGTTGAGGACATTTCTTGAATAAATATCAACATCAGCAATAAAAGTGACTCTTCTAACTATAATCAACATTCggccaacaccaatccctgttaTAGAGCCAGGGTTATTCAGCATGAAATCAGATACCATGGCCCAACTTGTCCTtgctaaccagatatccaaaattaatctagtcgcatttgcctacatttggcccaaatctctctaaacccttcctcttcatgtatccatccagatgccttttaaatattgtaattgtagcagcctctgccacctcctctggcagctcattccatacacggacTACCCTccgtatgaaaaagttgccccttaggccccttttaaatctttctcctctcaccttagaccaatgccatctagttttgaactgtGCTAACCTGGGGAAATGGCCTTGGTTATTCGTCCTATGAATTcactcctcgtgattttataaacttctataatgtcatcACCTAACCTCCGACAGTCCAGggataatagccccagcctattcagcctctccagaGAGTTCAAACTTTCCACCTTCCTCAGACCACCCAGGAGAATGTACTTTTAAGGCCCAAATGAAGCATGGGCTCTATTTTGTGAATTAGTTACTAATTTTCTATATTGGATAGAGGCTGGAATGTCGGTTTCAGGGGAAACACATTTCCTGAGTCAGTGGATCTATTTGGATGGATGTAAAAtacttcaaattcaaatttctggTTTCATGGGAATTAGCAAGTTCAGACACTGAATTGGTCCAGTCCATTGACACTTCAACTTGCCAATGAGAATACTGAAGTATGCGATGTCCTTTTGGGGTATGTCACTTCACACAGTTCCTATCCCAGGATGAAAAAAGAAGGATCTAATTTTCAACAAGCAAGAAGGTTAAGTTACATAGATCATACTCAAGGTGTTCCACTTTCCCAACTGCTATCTCTCCAGGGAGAATTCTGATTTTAGGAAATAGCGAAAAATGCTTCATCAGCAGCTGCCTTTACATCCTTTCTGATTTTTTAGTTCCATGTGGACATTATCTGAAGACCATCTTTTAAAGGCCTAGTCTATTACATTGTAAACCCGCTTAATTTACCTGACTGTGTGAGATTTTTTTCCCACTGAATAGCCGGGCTCCACTCACTCCACAGTTTAGCGTTGGCACAATACTGGTTAATCTTACTTCGCACCTGAAAGgtgtagaatttctttggatcCACACTTGGCAAAATATACTTTGTTTGCGCATTGATGACTTGCACCTAGATGAAGAAATTCAGAGAAAACGGCATGGAATCATAAGTGAAGATAATATTAAAATCTCAGTTCATAGGTAAATAATGTGCCTCCAAGCTGTTGCTATTTACACTGGTAAGGAATCCCAGATCACCATTTTCTCACATCCTTAGTAACTAGCCGTTTATAACACAAGGAGAAAGGGACAATCCAAGCTCCCTGAGTTGAAGCATCATGGATAATTAAGAAAAGAACAATCTCAAAATCTAATTTCAATCAGATTTTTCTttcaatgcccacatcccactgaGGCCAAAAATGTAAATATATGCACTGATCAGCTAAATATTCATTAAGCTAACGTCTATTTTTAGTTAATATTTTATActtgctccttgatgccatactcattACTTGCTGCTTCGTCGTCAAGGGCAGTCAAACTCATATTACCTGAACAGTTCAGCTGTTTTGCCCTCATCTAGACTAAGGCTATAATAATgtcaggggccaaatggcctggatGCAATTCAAATGCAGTGTCAATGAGCAGGCTAGTGCTGTATAAGAACCATTAGTTAACACTGTCAACAAGTTcatccatcactttgctgatgatcaagagaagGCTGGTGGGgaagtaattggctggattggatatttcctgctttttgtgaacagaatgTAACTGGATCATGCTTTGTAATATGAGATCTGCACACAAGGATGGCGAAAAGATCTTGAAACAgggattctttattccactggACTCAGGTCATTACACAAATTAAGAGAAATTAAGCGTAAACAAGGAAAACACTATATTTAGATGGAACAAAACATGTAGTTGCGTCTGGTTAAGGGAATGCTTTTTATGGTTAATTGATATTCCTATGAGGTCTCCTTCCCCCAAGAGATACTTTCCTCCAAGGAGGGTATGTTTTACTGCTCCAGTGTGCTGCTTGGTTCCCTCCCTCACCGTCGCCACCTGCTGCTAAAGGTTTTGTGcacacagttttggtcaccacattaccagaaggacgtggatgctttggaatgggtacaaaaaagatttaccagaatgttgtctggtatgggggCTTTTAGATATGTAGAAAGGTTGGAGAGATGGAGTTTGTCTTCATTGGAACACAGGAGTTGGggcaacctaatagaagtttataagattgtgaatggcatggatagagtataAGTATGAGGTTATTTTTTCCCCGAGGGTAAAagagtcaattactagggaacaCAGTTCAAGGAGAAGGggtgagtttaaaagagatgtgcgaggcatgtttttcacacaaacggtggtgagtgcctggaacatgttgccagaggaggtttgtggaagcagacacaatagcagcattcatgAAACacttggacgaatacatgaataggaagggaatagagagatacagatcctgtaaatgaagacaggTTTAGTATGGAATGgtaaaatgtgttggtgcaggcctggagggccaaaggacctgctcctgtgttgtattgttctttgttctattatgCACCTCCCTGTTTGGGCCATGCCATCCCAGTGAGTATGCGTTGTACACACTAACTATACGTGAAGCAGTTTCGTGAGCAACAGATTCAATCACATCATGAGGGCTAGAATGTTTGTGTCTATATCACTGGCAGCAATTTCTTCTTGCATCACTGACCTGGATAAACTGTAGGGGCTGTGGTGATATCCAGTATTTTCTCACAGCAGGCTTCTCAAACTCTCTTTTGTGCTGGTATCTTCTATTGGCTTCAGGCTCTCTGGCAGATCACCCACATTGGGATCTAGGGTGTGCAAGTCACcaggaattgcaggatttgtaATTTATTATTCCAGTTTTAGCCTCCTGAAAGGCCACTCCTGCTCCATTTTCAAGGCCAGAGCAGGCTTCCCACACTGAATGTACCTCCTTAATTCACAACACACAGGTCTCTCCAGGAGTCCTCATCAGTATCCACCTCCATTTCACTCAAGCAGTGATGCAGTGATACGTCAGGTTCCACAATGAGTTTGTTTTCAAACCGTTCACCTGGTGTCTGTTGTCAAGCAACTCACTTCCCTCACTGTCTCAACTATCAGCTCAACAGCATAGATGTGGCCACCTATATCAAGCCATTCGGTGACTCTGAGTTTAGCATCCCAGACATCTATATCTTATTCCAAGCCCTGATATTGCAACTTCAGAAGAATAACCTTGCACTGAATCAGTTCTGTCAGCTTTCCGATTGATCTCAGTGCTTCTCTTTCAGCCCCCATAGACGTTATCTCAAACGCCTAGCTTAGCCTTATGCGATGTTCAGCTACCCACTCATGGATTCTGCCATCCCCATCAGAAGGCATGAAGAGCCCAAGGGAAATGGCCTGTAGTTAGGACTTAGTCATGTCCAAAGAAGAGATATTGTGGTGAATAGCCTGTGGGAGAATGTGGGATGCTATTATAAGCCTAAGCCATCTTCGGAAGACACTCAGGTCACAAGTTTACTCTCATGAGGCCAGGCAGACAGATGGTCAAACAGAATATGGCTGAATTATTTGCACTGTCCATTATCGTCTGAATAATAGGGGATGGTGCAGCCCCGAGCAATGCCATTGAGCTTGCAAAGCTCCTTTAGGATCTTGGTCTCAAAGTTTCACCCTGATCACTGTGAATccaacatgaaacattgaaaTAGACAAATATTCAAGTACGAACAATCTGGCTAAGTTGAAGTGTTTTGGCCAGGGATGGGAATGGTCTGTGTGAACTTGGTGATGACATCTATGAATACAATTACATGCTTGATTCCATGACTGCTGAGGAGAAGGACTACAAAATCTACTGTAATACCTCTGGAGGTCTCTTGGTGACCAGGGATCCCAGGTCGGGGCAAAGATGCTTCCCTGCTTTGGCAAAAGCACAGCTCTCACATTGCGAGTGTAGTAGTCAATGTCAGGTATTCTGGGCCAAAAACACCACagtctgatcagagataatgggaactgcagatgctggagaatccaagataacaaagtgtggagctggatgaacacagcaggccaagcagcatctcaggagcacaaaagctgatgaagggtctaggcccgaaacatcagcttttgtgctcctgagatgctgcttggcctgctgtgttcatccagctccacacttggttatcttacaCTCTGATCAGGGCAGAAGTCTTTTCTGTCACTTGGAGTCTTGTTTGATCATGAACCATTACCAACACTTGTGGCTGCCAGGAAGGATGAGTTGCTTCAGTGTTCTCTTCCTACCATGAACCAGCTGATAGAGGACGTCATCATCTTCTCTGATCCTCTTTCAGCACTTAAACAGTTTCTATGCCTATTTGGATTTCCTCGTCACTGGTTCTGGGTTGTTGGGTGTTGGGCCTTCATGTATTGGTGCAGTCTGCTGCAGTTTGTTTTAATCAGCTGAAGCTTTCTGAGGTTCTCTTTTGAAATAGATGCCAAAGGTGAAACCAAACCTAGCTCTACCAGTCCAGACTGGGTTTAAATCTCATTCATAGTTGCATCAGTGACACTCTACTGAATCATAGTCAGAATGTCATAGGGAATTGGAATGCTGCCACTGACTTAGGCCAAACACCCATCCAACTGTACAGGGGTGTGGTCCCTCCTATGGTCGGTCTTCTGACTAAAACCATCAGCATTGCATTATTTTTGACTGAACTGTACTGAATCTGGAATCAGAATTGAGCAGTCTCAGGAATCCATTAGGTCTCTGTTGATTCAACCTCAGCAGAAATTTAATAATCGCTGAATGGCTTGTTGTTTATAAAGACTTCAAACGTTGTACCAAACATTTCTTAATTTCTGGGGAATCAACAGAGTGAGTTTCATACATGAGCAGTTCTACATATTCCACTTGATCAGTTTAGGACTCTGACGGAAATTAGCGATATATCTCgtttctctgtttttcttcctAATGAGGGCTATAggggaggtgtatggatgtgatgAGTCTTCAATGATACCTTGCTCCTAAATTCTCTGCAAGATTTgactgagacaacacatccataatcactcaagccaaacagagacataccagggaattcctggaagtgtGGTATTGTGagcagaactccatcaacaaacggaTTAAactagaccctgtgtacaaaccacagagaaacagaactggaaggtACCAAACAACctaacaaactgaggcatataaataataataagCGAGACAGGATactgatgcttcaccagaggcacactgacgatgttagcTAGCAGGGTGACAAGTAGGGTTGCAACCAAAACCCCTGGCTCGGCGAACATGTCTGCAACCTCATAcacaacccaagctataaatTTTCTTAAAAAGTTTGGAGAAATCCTTTATCTATCAGATTCATCTCTGCATCAGGCAACCTTTCTCCAAATACACCCCATGGCCAGAGAGAATCCCATTCAACTGCTCCTCCTGCCCTGCTCAGTGCCCTCCCTCACCATTGCCACTTACTACCAGTGATATCATTACAACATATTTTGGCTGGATGCCATTGTTGTAGCAggactggaatagcttggctagagTACAACTAATTCTCTAGTATGTGCTTTCAATACTATTGCTAGGATGCTGCCTATCCCACATTGGATCCATAGGTTTTGCAACTTTTAGCCATTTCTTATTATTATGTGGACTGAACTAAATTAGCTGAAGATTGATATTTGTGATGGTCGGACTTCCCGAGGAGGCTGACGTGGATCTCCTATTTGACATATCTTACTGAAGCAAGTTGGAAATGTTTTAGCCTTGTGCACTGATTTGTTGGGCTTCCCAATTATTAAGAAAGGTAACACTGGTGGAGATTTCTCGCCCTGGTACCTGCCAATCTTTATCCTTATTACTGCGGTGCCGGATTTCATACATTTGACATTTCAGTAGCTTTGCTGGTGGGTCCCAGGTCAAAAGGAGCTCGTTGTTTTCAAACATATTCAGCGTCAGGTTTCCAGGTGGGTTGAGTTTCACTGAAAGGCATGAATTGAGTTTTTGCTGTTATTAAAGTAgataatttcaagagactaattCTTTCAGAAAAAACAAACTGTTGGACAATCTCGCATTCCATTACCACTGGTGTCCCTCAAGCATCTGCCCTTGTATCCGTCCTATATCTTATCTATACATTGTTCTGGAATTACTGACAATGGGAAGAATCTACCCAGGCCCTGAATGATtggagaaatttgggaaaatgtcaAAACGAGGACCCTCACCATGTTCGTATCCAACCTGTTCCTGGAGGTTCAGGCAAGATTCTGCAatgcaatgctgcagcaaggcTACCCTTCCTCTATATAAATAAGACACAGTGCTGCCACAAACTGAAGATGCCCCAGGACTCTATCACAGAACCAACCAATCCTGGTAGTCATCAAAGGTGACTGGTGATCTTTTAAGTGACCGGTTCCTTCCATGGAACTGCAGAGAGCTGTGTCATGTAAGGACTGTGCATTTTTATATTGTTTTCCCAAAAAAAagaaatctaaaatgaaaagGTAGTGTTTTAAAACCAGGAGGAGGATGAAAACTTTGAGCAGTAGGAACGTCACCTTCAGCATGATAGAGTGCAGAAAACCCAATTAATGATAACTGGATGCAGTGATATAAACAAGAAATAACAATAGGCCACtgggcccttcaaacctgctccccattcaacaagatcatggctgaggtGATATTAAACTCAACTCTGCATTCCTGTATATTCCCAGATAtcctttcatccccttggtcatcataaatctatccacctctgccttaaaattatttaaaggctctgcatccactgtcttttgaggaagggaattccaaagacacataCAGCAATATGTCCCCTTATCTCCGTTTTAAATGGGCagtcctttatttttaaactatagcCCATAGATTCTCTCGCAAGAGGTAaaatcctttcagcatccacctgGTTGAGTCCCCTCCGGACCTTGTATGCTTCCATTAAATCAgttctgactcttctaaactccagaggatggTGGCCTGGCCTggctagcctctccttataagacaATTCACTGACTGCAAAATTGTTGGTGTTCTCGTTGTTTGATTGTTATTCACTTTTGGTGATTGCAAATAAAAGTAAATGATTAGCAGTGACTAAAGGACTTGCAGCTTATGCTAGTCCACGTTGAACAATTATAAGATGCTGGGCTACAGTGGGCTTTGGGGAAGGAGACACGGTGAGAGGAAATGTGGCTAAGAACAGCTAGGTTGCGTGTCCCTGCGCCGAAGATACTACTGGGTTGGGGATGTGCAGCTAAGCGTCAGCAGTGCCACCTATGTGCCATGACAGGCATTGTTTGTGGCACATTGGATTGAGGATGAAAGACCACTCCAGACTGCCTATTCTTAACCAGATGCACACTGGTTAATTCAAACATATGATGGCACTGCATCAAAGATGGTGCCATACCAAGAATCCCTAAATACCCTGACTGTGACAAGTTTTTCCGTCTATGATGAATGTGAGAATTCTGCTGTCATCAGTCAAGAATGGTGCCATTAGACTTTGGTATTCAAATAAGGAAGCATGCCCAGGGAGATTGCACAAGAAAATTCGCCAGGCCTCGCAGAGAGAAATTCTCCACAAAACTTGATAAAACTGAAGCTTAGCAAAGTAAGTGTAAGATTCAGCCCTAGTTTATTTACCTTGGTTCTGTagctggaatgtttgagttaagGCCAACACTTTTCCTGAGTTACTGGATCCATTTCTGTAAATGTTAAAGTACTCAAACTCAATAATTTCTTCTTTTGAGAAATAGCAACCGACATTATAGCCATTTTCTTGGATGTAGTTCCCGCATTCCTTCCGGGGTTTTGAAAGATACCTGTACAGGATGAGAAATGGTTATTTCCAGTTTATAAGCTGGAAATTCAGGTGAAATTTTTTATATGCTAGAAAACAAAGAGACTTATTCATAACTTTCTCAGGAAATTATTTCATTGCCTTTGAAAGTGTAGTCAATGTTTTAATGAAGGAAAAGCAGCAGCCAGTAACACCCGGCAGACTCTCAGAAACCAGATAATCCATTTTTTATTAgtggtaataggaactgcagatgctggagaatccaagataacaaagtgtggagctggatgaacacagcaggccaagcagcatctcaggagcacaaaagctgacgtttcaggcctagacccttcatcagagaggacctctgatgaagggtctcggcccgaaacatcagcttttgtgctcctgagatgctgctttgcctgctgtgttcatccagctccacactttgttatccattttttattatttgtttctCAGGTTATCTCAGGATAATATTGGCCAGGTCATCAGGTAGAACTATCCTACTGCTTCTTCAATGTAATGTCAGGAATCTTTTACATCAACCTGAGACAGCAGATGTCCTATTCATAAGATAAATCTTTTGTGGTACTTTGCTAACATTAAGTTTCAATGTAGTGATACAGATTTGTGCATGGAGTCTCAGATGAGGCAACTTCAGTTTACAAATTAAATGTTTGAAGTGACAGCATTAGGAATTCATATTTTATCATCTTTAAAGTTAATAATAAGTCATTCAATTTTCTGACTAGTTTGGCTGATGGCTCCCATGTTATTTATCTCAACTATTTCATGCAGGAGCGAGT
The Stegostoma tigrinum isolate sSteTig4 chromosome 15, sSteTig4.hap1, whole genome shotgun sequence genome window above contains:
- the LOC125458882 gene encoding cytokine receptor common subunit gamma-like isoform X3; translated protein: MFIRHQMWIGYKQEYLSKPRKECGNYIQENGYNVGCYFSKEEIIEFEYFNIYRNGSSNSGKVLALTQTFQLQNQVKLNPPGNLTLNMFENNELLLTWDPPAKLLKCQMYEIRHRSNKDKDWQVQVINAQTKYILPSVDPKKFYTFQVRSKINQYCANAKLWSEWSPAIQWEKNLTQSGKSHGKYYLWVFLIALGLSIIVLSLLKLKRDSTKENCLKSENFPYSKLLHSVSKGKGINSFIKVNQHYVLSVSTVEEYCFD
- the LOC125458882 gene encoding cytokine receptor common subunit gamma-like isoform X2; the protein is MAANCFLRVSARLKQISLFWLIVLHSEELHVQSNDVSCIVYNEEFMECKWDHIDEEANYTLFYWYLSKPRKECGNYIQENGYNVGCYFSKEEIIEFEYFNIYRNGSSNSGKVLALTQTFQLQNQVKLNPPGNLTLNMFENNELLLTWDPPAKLLKCQMYEIRHRSNKDKDWQVQVINAQTKYILPSVDPKKFYTFQVRSKINQYCANAKLWSEWSPAIQWEKNLTQSGKSHGKYYLWVFLIALGLSIIVLSLLKLKRKYRPSEYQWKSLKGFYERKLPQK
- the LOC125458882 gene encoding cytokine receptor common subunit gamma-like isoform X1, which codes for MAANCFLRVSARLKQISLFWLIVLHSEELHVQSNDVSCIVYNEEFMECKWDHIDEEANYTLFYWYLSKPRKECGNYIQENGYNVGCYFSKEEIIEFEYFNIYRNGSSNSGKVLALTQTFQLQNQVKLNPPGNLTLNMFENNELLLTWDPPAKLLKCQMYEIRHRSNKDKDWQVQVINAQTKYILPSVDPKKFYTFQVRSKINQYCANAKLWSEWSPAIQWEKNLTQSGKSHGKYYLWVFLIALGLSIIVLSLLKLKRDSTKENCLKSENFPYSKLLHSVSKGKGINSFIKVNQHYVLSVSTVEEYCFD